GACTTCCAGAGTCCCTTGATCAGCGTGGGGTCGCCGCGGCGCCAGTCGCGCCACCCTCGGCCCCGACGAGGCGGACCCGCGGGCCAACTTGGACGACCACCGGCGGCACCACCACCGGCACCACCGCCGGTACTTCCTCCGGTTACACCGAAACCAACAGCACCGCTTCCAACGGCGGCGCCGGTGCCAGGGCCAGAGGCACTGCGGCCAGCGGCGCCAAAAGTGCTGCTCGCGCCACTGCCAGCTGTGCCACCGCCGGGGCCCGGGGTGCTCGGCGAACCAGCCTGCGGCTGTCCATGGCCCCCCGCCGCGCCGCCACCGCCCTGTGGCAACGGCAATCCCGCCGCTTTTTTTATCCAAAGCAGCGTGAAAAATCAACATACGCCGATCAAATTATTATTGTACACTTTTTGGGTTAGTATCTTTGCGATCGCCTTCGTATCGAGGGAGCAAGTTAAAAAGAGAGCTGTTGCGACGGTGTATACATCTGACGATTTTTACTATAGTTGGTGCTGGTTGATATTTGATTTGGTAATTGGCTATGAGATTTAATATGAAGTTTTATATGTAGGTAGTTTTGTATGATTAGGCGAAGGTACTTAATTCGTTGCTGTGaaagttaaataataatttaatctgaATCTGAAACTAAAATTTAATCAGAAACTGAGAAgataa
This genomic window from Bombus terrestris chromosome 9, iyBomTerr1.2, whole genome shotgun sequence contains:
- the LOC105666045 gene encoding glycine-rich cell wall structural protein 1.0, encoding MGWIFLASTLLFCLCAAGLPLPQGGGGAAGGHGQPQAGSPSTPGPGGGTAGSGASSTFGAAGRSASGPGTGAAVGSGAVGFGVTGGSTGGGAGGGAAGGRPSWPAGPPRRGRGWRDWRRGDPTLIKGLWKSKGPLDSLGKAEVYIFLALLIGFVTVVVGCWLSDNCWSPEPEGVVTLA